The following proteins are co-located in the Marinomonas profundi genome:
- the mnmE gene encoding tRNA uridine-5-carboxymethylaminomethyl(34) synthesis GTPase MnmE: protein MTDFQYATDQDTIAAQATAPGRGGVGIIRLSGPKSLAIAKQIIGFEPTPRYAHYVPFKGAQDEQLDMGLALYFPGPNSFTGEDVFELQGHGGPVIMDMLLSHCVTLGARLARPGEFSERAFMNDKMDLTQAEAIADLIDSTSEQAAKCALRSLQGAFSKRVDELVEALIHLRIYVEAAIDFPEEEIDFIGDGKVAAELTGIQSKLAEVLKEASQGALIREGMNVVIAGRPNAGKSSLLNALSGKESAIVTNIAGTTRDVLREHIHLDGMPLHIIDTAGLRDSPDEVERIGIQRAWDEISKADRILMMVDSQSIDSKDPNEIWPEFIEKLGNTKHLTLVRNKVDLTKESTGLEMISGVSVVSLSAKTGEGVSDLTEHLKAVMGFDSTTEGGFIARRRHIEALNKAKRFLDAGNEQLHGYGAGELLAEDLKEAQQALSEITGAFTSDDLLGRIFGSFCIGK from the coding sequence ATGACCGATTTCCAATACGCCACAGACCAAGACACCATCGCCGCACAAGCCACGGCTCCCGGCCGAGGTGGCGTAGGGATTATTCGTTTATCAGGGCCAAAAAGCCTTGCCATCGCCAAGCAGATTATCGGCTTCGAACCCACGCCACGTTACGCGCATTATGTGCCCTTCAAAGGCGCGCAAGACGAACAACTCGACATGGGCTTGGCGCTGTATTTCCCAGGGCCCAACTCCTTCACTGGCGAAGATGTTTTTGAACTGCAAGGCCATGGCGGCCCCGTCATTATGGACATGCTACTGAGCCATTGTGTGACGCTTGGCGCGCGTTTAGCCCGTCCCGGTGAATTCTCCGAACGGGCTTTTATGAACGACAAAATGGACTTAACCCAAGCGGAAGCCATTGCCGATTTGATCGACAGTACCTCGGAGCAAGCCGCCAAATGCGCGTTGCGCTCCTTACAAGGGGCGTTTTCAAAACGCGTAGACGAACTGGTTGAAGCCTTAATCCACCTGCGTATTTATGTCGAAGCTGCGATTGATTTTCCGGAAGAAGAAATCGATTTTATTGGGGATGGCAAAGTCGCCGCAGAACTGACCGGCATTCAAAGCAAACTGGCCGAGGTACTCAAAGAAGCAAGCCAAGGCGCCTTGATTCGCGAAGGCATGAACGTGGTCATCGCAGGCCGCCCCAATGCCGGTAAATCCAGCTTATTGAATGCCTTATCTGGTAAAGAATCCGCCATCGTCACCAACATCGCAGGCACCACGCGTGACGTCTTGCGCGAACACATTCATCTTGATGGCATGCCGCTGCACATTATCGACACTGCCGGTTTACGTGACAGCCCAGACGAAGTCGAGCGCATCGGTATTCAGCGCGCATGGGACGAAATCAGCAAAGCGGATCGCATCTTAATGATGGTCGACAGCCAATCCATTGATTCAAAAGACCCAAACGAAATCTGGCCTGAATTCATCGAAAAACTGGGCAACACCAAACACCTTACCTTGGTACGCAACAAAGTCGACTTGACCAAAGAAAGCACGGGGCTAGAAATGATCTCAGGTGTCTCTGTTGTCTCTCTATCGGCCAAAACAGGCGAGGGCGTTAGTGATTTGACGGAACACCTAAAAGCCGTCATGGGCTTCGACAGCACCACAGAAGGCGGTTTTATCGCGCGTCGTCGTCATATTGAAGCACTCAACAAAGCCAAGCGCTTTTTAGACGCCGGCAACGAACAACTGCACGGCTACGGCGCAGGGGAATTACTCGCAGAAGACCTAAAAGAAGCCCAACAAGCCCTCAGTGAAATCACCGGCGCCTTCACCAGCGATGACCTACTTGGCCGCATCTTTGGCTCGTTTTGTATCGGGAAATAG
- a CDS encoding potassium channel family protein: MAHFTVIGLGRFGVAASMELIYLGHTVTGVDRDAKIAEKYVDDFTQVMICDSTDENALKELDLINSDAVLVAIGEDMESSLLCILALKKLGVKEIWVKASSRAHHTIVSKLGVARIIHPEEEMGMRVAQALNYPMVNDYLSIGHGLYVVEIHIKPQLDGRPLGDVLDPAKGKVDAVMIKREQETFLQLDKAFVLKEKDILLLCGLRSELKHIAPRLA; the protein is encoded by the coding sequence ATGGCGCATTTTACGGTGATTGGTTTGGGGCGTTTCGGGGTTGCCGCCAGTATGGAGCTGATTTATCTGGGTCATACCGTCACCGGCGTGGATCGAGACGCCAAAATTGCGGAGAAATATGTCGATGATTTCACTCAAGTGATGATTTGTGATTCCACCGATGAAAATGCGTTAAAAGAGCTTGATCTGATTAATAGCGATGCGGTGCTGGTGGCCATTGGTGAAGACATGGAATCCAGCCTGTTGTGTATTCTGGCACTGAAAAAGCTTGGTGTGAAAGAAATCTGGGTCAAGGCCAGTAGCCGCGCTCATCACACGATTGTTTCCAAACTTGGCGTGGCGCGTATTATTCACCCTGAAGAAGAAATGGGCATGCGTGTTGCTCAGGCGCTGAATTACCCGATGGTGAACGATTATTTGTCTATTGGCCACGGTTTATATGTGGTGGAGATTCACATCAAACCACAGCTAGACGGACGTCCTCTTGGCGATGTTTTAGACCCAGCAAAAGGAAAAGTCGACGCGGTGATGATCAAACGAGAGCAAGAGACGTTTTTGCAATTGGATAAAGCGTTTGTGTTGAAAGAAAAAGATATCTTGTTACTGTGCGGTCTGCGTAGCGAACTAAAACACATCGCACCAAGGCTGGCTTGA
- a CDS encoding TrkH family potassium uptake protein encodes MMNWDPAVIAIERHPKAAKKIMAAPPLILCGGFLLLILIGTLLLKLPMATTQPISWLHSVFTATSAVTVTGLVVQDTGTVFTTFGQVVIALLIQCGGLGLMTFAIVTLVALGGRIGFLQRTVAIEAFNQTDASTIVSTAKSVLLFSLIVEVIGMLILAVHWSDTLGWKTSLFHGFFYTISAFNNAGFALSSASLMPYVADPVVNLTISGLFIIGGLGFSVWIDLIKNRRWARLSPYSKMMITGTIIINLVALLAIYFIEYSNPKTLGPLSETGKWLASWFQAVTPRTAGFNTLAIEELRDATTALMLVLMFIGGGSLSTASGIKVVTFMLLVLATYAYLRRDDEVNVFKREIPKEVISKALALSMISIGVTWLAIFVLLISEKHAQMIDVVFEAVSALGTVGLSRGLTGSLSNTGEGIIIFLMFIGRLGPLTLAYFLASPRSKKVRYPKVKMTVG; translated from the coding sequence ATGATGAACTGGGACCCCGCCGTAATCGCCATAGAGCGTCATCCCAAAGCGGCGAAAAAAATCATGGCGGCGCCACCCTTAATCTTGTGTGGTGGCTTCTTATTATTAATTCTAATTGGTACCTTGTTGCTTAAATTGCCGATGGCGACCACACAACCTATCTCTTGGTTACACAGTGTTTTTACTGCGACCTCAGCAGTCACGGTAACAGGCTTGGTAGTTCAAGACACGGGCACGGTATTTACTACCTTTGGGCAAGTGGTGATTGCGCTACTGATTCAGTGCGGTGGCCTGGGGTTAATGACCTTCGCTATCGTCACTCTCGTCGCGCTGGGTGGTCGTATTGGTTTTCTTCAGCGTACCGTCGCCATTGAAGCCTTTAATCAAACTGACGCCTCTACCATCGTTTCTACGGCGAAGTCTGTGTTGCTGTTCTCCTTGATTGTCGAAGTGATCGGCATGTTGATTCTTGCAGTACATTGGAGTGATACATTAGGTTGGAAAACCAGCTTATTTCATGGTTTTTTCTACACCATTAGCGCTTTTAATAACGCGGGATTTGCCTTGTCCTCTGCAAGCTTAATGCCCTACGTGGCGGATCCTGTGGTGAATTTGACCATCAGCGGACTGTTTATTATCGGTGGTTTGGGTTTTTCCGTATGGATTGACCTCATAAAAAATCGTCGTTGGGCGAGGCTTTCGCCCTACAGTAAAATGATGATTACCGGCACCATTATTATTAATCTTGTTGCCTTGCTGGCCATCTATTTTATCGAATACAGCAACCCGAAAACCCTTGGCCCACTGAGCGAAACAGGCAAATGGCTGGCGTCTTGGTTCCAAGCGGTGACACCACGTACGGCAGGGTTTAACACGCTCGCCATTGAAGAACTAAGAGATGCCACGACCGCGCTGATGTTGGTGCTGATGTTCATTGGTGGTGGGTCTTTGAGTACCGCCAGCGGCATAAAGGTGGTGACTTTTATGCTGCTGGTGCTAGCAACTTACGCTTACCTGCGTCGTGATGACGAAGTGAACGTATTTAAACGCGAGATTCCTAAGGAAGTGATCAGCAAAGCGCTGGCTTTGAGCATGATTTCTATTGGTGTGACTTGGTTGGCCATATTTGTGCTATTGATAAGTGAAAAACACGCGCAAATGATCGACGTGGTGTTCGAAGCCGTATCGGCATTGGGTACGGTTGGCCTTTCTCGTGGCTTAACCGGTTCCTTGAGTAACACGGGGGAAGGCATCATCATCTTCTTGATGTTTATTGGCCGCCTTGGGCCACTCACACTCGCCTACTTCCTCGCCAGCCCAAGAAGCAAAAAAGTCCGCTACCCGAAAGTCAAAATGACCGTGGGTTAG